The stretch of DNA CAAACGACAAGCGGCGCCTTTGTTCACAGGTGATTTATCACTAATTATCTGTCTCAATTTATATTCTCCTGTAGCATACAGGACTATGTTGTTACACCTAAAAACAGACAAGGAGGCAACATTGACGCAATCGATTGAGGCTGGTGTGTCGTCAAAGGGATGGAGGAGACACATCAACAAATTGGCAGTCGTCACAAAATGTGTCATCAACATCATAAATGACACCGATAAAAGAACACTCACTGCTAAGGAAATCTCATTGCAAATTCATCGATTGCGCCACGCTTTATTTGCCCGAAAATCCCCcaaagaaatgatttattaGTTTACATTTATTCGCAATGCTTTTGGGCATCTTTTCTCGGCGCTTTCTTTGCCTCACTTTTGTACCTTCTTCACCTTCTTTTCTTACTTGAGTCGTGTAAGAGTAGATGttgattgataaaaattgcaagagtTTATTGTGTTTCCACtacagaacaaaaaaaatctcataattaTGTAGTCGTGAGAGATCAGACCGACATTTAATTATTTGGCTGCATAAATTATGTCATACATCTCCCCCTCATTGACCTGTGCGGCTGGTCACCCATCAGGCGCGTCCCCAGGTGGCGGATAGGGGAGCGACCGTTGCAAGGTTCATCAGGGATTTATGCCTCGGCGGAATGTTGTAGGCGTACGTCTGGGTGAACTTGTAACGGCCAATTCGTAAATAGCACTGTCATTTTCGTGTAGTGTAATAACGAGTCGCGGACCTGACCAACACACCCATAATGAAAGGTCGTAATCAGCAACGCCCCGAGTATCCGGCGCCGAAAGGCACGGGCTTCATAATCTCCGGAGACCCAGTCGGTGATGTTCCTGGGCAGTGCATCATCGATGGTCCTGCTAGCTCCCAACCAAAAACAAGCCACCCAAAAATTCACGTCGTTCAAGCCAACTTGCATCACTGCCGCGCAGCCATGTTTTCCATGGATGAGAAGCTGGCGGTGCTAAGAGGAGGCGTTGGATTACTTCAGGAACCCTGGGTAGTTCGACAGGAGGTGAAAGGGATTAACCCATCTAGGGGGAAGCTGTTCTATAAAAAGGACAGCAATACTAAGGTCAGAGCCTGTGTGTTTATATCAAAAGATATTAATGCTTTATTTCTACCACAATTTAGCACTGGCGATTTGGCAGTTGTTAAGGTAGATATAAAGACCGCCAATGGGACGCTGGAGGCGATCTTCGCTTCGGCATATATGCCATATGACTCCAAAGATCCACCACCACCCGTGGAGGTAGCTC from Lutzomyia longipalpis isolate SR_M1_2022 chromosome 4, ASM2433408v1 encodes:
- the LOC129795910 gene encoding uncharacterized protein LOC129795910 codes for the protein MKGRNQQRPEYPAPKGTGFIISGDPVGDVPGQCIIDGPASSQPKTSHPKIHVVQANLHHCRAAMFSMDEKLAVLRGGVGLLQEPWVVRQEVKGINPSRGKLFYKKDSNTKHWRFGSC